The following coding sequences are from one Prosthecobacter vanneervenii window:
- a CDS encoding transglutaminase family protein — protein sequence MSIHVALHHRTSYRYERPVELGPQIIRLRPAPHSRTRILSYSLKVTPKKHFLNWQQDPQSNYLARLVFPEKTDEFTVEVDVVAEMTVFNPFDFFLEPECEHFPFKYDAVLDHELAPFVKAADFTPKFGEYFKRLETDLLEMKPWPPRTIDVLVFINQRLWKDIGYTVRMEPGVQTPEETLTKLTGSCRDTSWLMVQVLRRLGFAARFVSGYLIQLKPDVKSLDGPSGTEVDFTDLHAWCEVYLPGAGWVGLDPTSGLFAGEGHIPLAATPDPQSAAPISGLVEPAETKFEFEMKVDRVFESPRVTKPYTDEQWAEIEALGHALDKELEASDVRLTMGGEPTFVSIDDAEGAEWNTAAVGPMKARLSDELIKRLKARFAPGAFLHYGQGKWYPGESLPRWCYASYWRKDGEPLWGHPQLFADMQKDYGVNETHSARFIHALAERLGCGGKWIMPAYEDAFYYLWRERRLPSNVDPHKSNLKDEEERSRLAKVFEQGLDKIIGHVLPLKPAYNGWETGPWFLRTERCYLIPGDSAMGLRLPLDSQPWVKTTDYPYHHEQDPMEDRDPLPDRQHFVRGIGGVPASFWKRLALSQKGPKGLGDLTEEERKALDEELQQRIDPAFQPPTVGQSADWVVRTALCVEPRDGKLHVFMPPTKTLEEYLSALGAVEDVALALDQPIVLEGYPPPYDPRVNVLKVTPDPGVIEVNVHPAKNWDEMVNITETLYEEARQTRLGTEKFMVDGRHTGTGGGNHIVMGAEYPKDSPFLRRPDLLRSLVTYWQNHPALSYMFSGLFIGPMSQSPRIDEARNDSLYELEVAFKAASESGHVPPWLVDRLYRNLLIDSSGNTHRAEFCIDKLYSPDSSTGRLGLLEMRGFEMPPHSRMSLAQALMLRTLIARFWKEPYEAPLVRWGTDIHDRWMLPHFAWSDIEDVCHDTRQAGYELKPEWFAPHFEFRYPLSGDWSSRNVHIEIRQALEPWHVLGEDAGMGGAVRYVDSSLERIQIKAQGLVEGRYAITCNGRTVPLHPTGTNGEYVAGVRYRAWQPPNCLQPTVGVHSPLTIDLVDQWNQRSLGGCTYHVAHPGGLSYEVFPVNAYEAESRRYARFFRHGHTPGKIKVAPATPNPEFPFTLDLRHA from the coding sequence ATGTCCATCCACGTCGCCCTCCACCATCGCACCAGCTACCGGTACGAACGCCCCGTCGAGCTGGGGCCCCAGATCATCAGGCTGCGTCCTGCCCCGCACTCCCGGACGCGCATTCTGAGCTATTCGCTCAAAGTCACGCCCAAAAAACATTTCCTAAACTGGCAGCAGGACCCCCAGTCCAACTACCTCGCACGCCTCGTCTTCCCGGAAAAAACCGACGAATTCACCGTCGAGGTGGACGTCGTCGCCGAAATGACGGTGTTCAACCCCTTCGACTTCTTCCTGGAGCCCGAGTGCGAGCACTTTCCTTTTAAATACGACGCCGTCCTCGACCACGAACTGGCCCCCTTCGTCAAGGCCGCTGATTTCACCCCCAAGTTTGGAGAATACTTCAAGCGCCTTGAGACCGACCTGCTGGAGATGAAACCCTGGCCGCCACGCACCATCGACGTGCTGGTCTTCATCAATCAGCGCTTATGGAAGGACATCGGCTACACCGTCCGCATGGAGCCCGGCGTCCAGACCCCTGAGGAGACGCTCACCAAGCTCACCGGCTCCTGCCGCGACACCTCCTGGCTCATGGTCCAGGTCCTGCGCCGCCTGGGCTTTGCCGCGCGCTTTGTCAGCGGTTACCTCATCCAGCTCAAGCCAGATGTGAAATCCCTCGACGGCCCCAGCGGTACCGAGGTCGATTTCACCGACCTCCACGCCTGGTGCGAGGTCTATCTCCCTGGCGCTGGCTGGGTCGGCCTCGACCCTACCTCCGGCCTCTTTGCAGGGGAGGGGCACATCCCTCTCGCGGCCACACCAGACCCCCAGAGCGCCGCCCCCATCTCCGGCTTGGTGGAGCCCGCCGAGACCAAGTTTGAGTTCGAAATGAAGGTGGACCGCGTCTTCGAGTCCCCCCGTGTCACCAAGCCCTACACCGATGAGCAGTGGGCGGAGATCGAGGCTCTCGGTCACGCTCTCGACAAGGAGTTGGAAGCATCTGACGTCCGCCTCACCATGGGTGGCGAGCCCACCTTCGTCTCCATCGACGATGCCGAAGGCGCCGAGTGGAACACCGCTGCCGTGGGTCCTATGAAGGCCCGCCTTTCGGATGAGCTCATCAAGCGCCTCAAGGCGCGCTTCGCCCCCGGTGCCTTCCTCCACTACGGCCAGGGCAAATGGTATCCCGGCGAATCCCTTCCCCGCTGGTGCTACGCCAGCTACTGGCGCAAGGACGGCGAGCCCCTCTGGGGCCACCCGCAACTCTTTGCAGACATGCAGAAGGACTACGGCGTGAATGAGACCCACTCCGCACGCTTCATCCATGCTTTGGCGGAGCGCCTCGGCTGCGGCGGCAAATGGATCATGCCCGCCTACGAAGACGCCTTCTACTACCTGTGGCGGGAGCGTCGTCTGCCCTCCAACGTGGACCCGCACAAATCCAACCTCAAAGACGAGGAGGAGCGCTCGCGGCTGGCCAAAGTCTTCGAGCAGGGGCTCGATAAGATCATCGGCCACGTCCTGCCACTCAAGCCTGCCTACAATGGCTGGGAAACCGGCCCCTGGTTCCTGCGTACCGAGCGCTGCTACCTCATCCCCGGAGACTCCGCCATGGGCCTCCGCCTTCCGCTGGATTCCCAGCCTTGGGTCAAAACCACCGACTACCCCTACCACCATGAGCAGGACCCCATGGAGGATCGCGATCCGCTCCCAGACCGTCAGCACTTCGTGCGCGGCATCGGTGGTGTCCCCGCCTCCTTCTGGAAACGGCTGGCCCTTTCTCAAAAAGGCCCCAAAGGCCTCGGAGATCTCACGGAAGAAGAGCGCAAAGCCCTCGATGAGGAGCTTCAGCAGCGCATCGACCCCGCCTTTCAGCCCCCTACCGTCGGCCAGTCTGCCGACTGGGTCGTTCGCACCGCCCTCTGCGTGGAGCCGCGCGATGGCAAGCTCCACGTCTTCATGCCCCCCACCAAGACGCTGGAGGAGTACCTCTCCGCCCTCGGTGCTGTGGAGGATGTGGCGCTCGCTTTGGATCAACCCATCGTTCTGGAAGGCTACCCGCCGCCCTACGATCCACGCGTGAACGTCCTCAAGGTCACACCCGACCCCGGCGTCATCGAGGTGAACGTCCATCCCGCCAAGAACTGGGACGAGATGGTCAATATCACCGAAACCCTCTACGAAGAGGCCCGCCAGACCCGTCTCGGCACCGAGAAATTCATGGTAGATGGACGTCACACCGGCACCGGTGGGGGCAATCACATTGTCATGGGCGCCGAATACCCCAAGGACAGCCCCTTCCTCCGTCGCCCGGACCTCCTGCGCAGCCTCGTCACCTACTGGCAGAATCACCCCGCGCTCTCCTACATGTTCAGCGGTCTCTTCATCGGCCCCATGAGCCAGAGCCCGCGTATCGACGAAGCCCGCAACGACTCCCTCTACGAGCTCGAGGTCGCCTTCAAAGCCGCCTCCGAATCCGGCCATGTGCCCCCTTGGCTGGTGGACCGCCTCTATCGTAATCTCCTCATCGACTCCTCTGGCAACACTCACCGCGCCGAGTTCTGCATCGACAAGCTCTACTCCCCGGACAGCAGCACCGGCCGCCTCGGCCTGCTGGAGATGCGTGGCTTTGAGATGCCACCGCACTCACGCATGAGCCTCGCTCAGGCCCTCATGCTCCGCACCCTCATCGCCCGTTTCTGGAAGGAGCCGTACGAGGCACCCCTCGTGCGCTGGGGCACCGACATCCATGACCGCTGGATGCTCCCTCACTTCGCCTGGAGCGACATCGAGGACGTCTGCCACGACACCCGCCAGGCCGGCTACGAGCTCAAGCCCGAATGGTTTGCTCCACACTTCGAGTTCCGCTACCCGCTCAGTGGCGACTGGTCCTCACGCAATGTGCACATCGAGATCCGCCAGGCGCTCGAGCCCTGGCACGTGCTCGGAGAAGACGCCGGCATGGGCGGCGCGGTCCGTTACGTGGACTCCTCCTTGGAGCGCATCCAGATCAAGGCTCAGGGCTTGGTCGAGGGCCGCTACGCCATCACCTGCAATGGCCGCACTGTCCCGCTGCACCCCACCGGCACCAATGGCGAGTACGTCGCCGGAGTGCGCTACCGCGCCTGGCAGCCGCCAAACTGCCTCCAGCCTACCGTTGGCGTGCACTCACCGCTCACGATTGATCTCGTGGACCAGTGGAATCAGCGCTCCCTCGGCGGCTGCACCTACCACGTCGCCCATCCCGGCGGCCTCAGCTACGAGGTCTTTCCCGTCAATGCCTACGAGGCCGAAAGCCGCCGCTACGCCCGCTTTTTCCGCCACGGCCACACGCCTGGGAAGATCAAAGTGGCCCCCGCCACGCCCAATCCGGAGTTCCCCTTCACCCTGGACCTGAGGCACGCATGA
- a CDS encoding circularly permuted type 2 ATP-grasp protein: MIFQSQSSTSAAPPATPRAAPPQLDGTAVEGHYDELREAGGKVRSHYEPVIADLQKRDVAGVKRLADTARRLLAERGVTFNIYDAKGLDTPWQMDPVPFVISAREWEAIEKALIQRATLLNAILTDSYGPQQLIKDGSMPAAMVLAQPSYIRACHGIKVPNNKPLQVYGADIVRALDGQWWVISDRTQIPTGSGYALENRLITSRLLPDVFRDARVRRLAGFFRQMQQSLAALAPRPVEEPRVVLLTPGPYNETYFEQAYLARYLGYTLVEGEDLTVRDDRVYQKTLNGLEPVDVILRRVDDDFCDPLELRNDSMLGVPGLVRAVRAGNVALANSLGSGLVEAPAMMAFLPSLSRKLLGEELLMPSVATWWCGQENPKAEVEKNIDHLVIKNAFKVRGREINFGEHLTVTERTALIERMRFAPDRWAAQEKISFSTAPVWEDGHLVHKPVSVRVYLVATQDGYMVMPGGLTRVAAKMDSSLVSMQKGGTTKDTWVLSDGPVDNVTLLSNTSTPVELRRTGHNLGSRVANHLYWLGRYAERAESSARLLRSTLLRCSPESGMSETPLLLPLLEALKNLTVLDDVNDVAALASQQEQLEARLLEAIFDPDHPSSVRSCVAHIQRIGVLLRDRISVDTWRVISQLGDALDTYENTPSVTPMSDALNVLTRIILELASFHGLAKENMTRAQGWMFLDMGHRLERTVYICELLRSGLRSADAENPSLLEAILEVGDSTITYRNRYSLLPQLAAVYDLLMLDELNPRGLRFQFERIRQQFEHLPHEQKSALLTPAMRIFLEHNTRLQLCDPTELARVEHGTWAQSQVAKLLTQLIEAMPQLNDALTASYFAHSTISSSEVAPPAEPAST, encoded by the coding sequence TTGATCTTCCAATCCCAAAGCTCCACTTCCGCCGCACCTCCTGCCACACCCCGGGCTGCTCCTCCGCAGCTCGACGGCACGGCGGTTGAGGGGCATTACGATGAACTCCGCGAGGCTGGTGGCAAAGTGCGCTCCCACTACGAGCCCGTCATCGCCGACCTTCAGAAGCGGGACGTCGCCGGGGTCAAGCGCCTCGCAGACACCGCCCGCCGCCTGCTGGCGGAGCGCGGCGTCACCTTCAACATCTACGACGCCAAGGGCCTCGATACCCCCTGGCAGATGGACCCGGTGCCCTTCGTCATCTCCGCCCGTGAGTGGGAGGCCATCGAAAAGGCGCTCATCCAGCGTGCCACGCTGCTCAATGCCATTTTGACAGACAGCTACGGCCCTCAGCAGCTCATCAAGGACGGCAGCATGCCGGCGGCCATGGTGCTCGCCCAGCCCAGCTACATCCGCGCCTGCCACGGCATCAAGGTGCCCAATAACAAGCCTCTCCAGGTTTACGGCGCCGACATCGTTCGTGCCCTGGATGGCCAGTGGTGGGTCATCTCCGACCGCACTCAGATTCCCACCGGCTCCGGTTACGCGCTGGAAAACCGCCTCATCACCTCCCGTCTGCTGCCCGATGTCTTCCGCGACGCACGCGTCCGCCGTCTCGCCGGTTTCTTCCGCCAGATGCAGCAGTCCCTCGCCGCCCTGGCTCCGCGTCCGGTCGAGGAGCCCCGTGTCGTCCTGCTCACGCCCGGCCCCTACAACGAGACCTACTTCGAGCAGGCCTACCTGGCCCGCTATCTCGGTTACACGCTCGTCGAAGGCGAAGACCTCACCGTGCGCGATGACCGCGTCTATCAGAAGACGCTCAACGGCCTCGAACCCGTCGACGTCATCCTGCGCCGTGTGGACGACGATTTCTGCGATCCCCTGGAACTTCGCAACGACTCCATGCTTGGTGTCCCAGGCCTCGTGCGCGCTGTGCGTGCGGGGAATGTGGCCCTGGCCAATTCCCTCGGCTCCGGCCTTGTCGAAGCTCCGGCCATGATGGCCTTTCTCCCCAGTCTCAGCCGCAAGCTCCTCGGAGAAGAGCTCCTCATGCCCTCCGTCGCCACTTGGTGGTGCGGCCAGGAGAATCCAAAAGCCGAGGTGGAGAAAAACATCGACCATCTCGTCATCAAAAACGCCTTCAAAGTCCGCGGACGCGAGATCAACTTTGGCGAACACTTGACCGTCACTGAGCGCACTGCCCTCATCGAACGCATGCGCTTTGCCCCGGACCGCTGGGCCGCGCAGGAAAAGATCTCTTTCTCCACCGCCCCCGTCTGGGAGGACGGCCACCTCGTCCACAAACCCGTCAGCGTGCGCGTTTATCTCGTCGCGACCCAGGACGGCTACATGGTCATGCCCGGCGGCCTCACCCGCGTGGCTGCCAAGATGGACTCCTCCCTGGTCTCCATGCAGAAAGGCGGCACCACCAAGGACACTTGGGTGCTCAGCGACGGTCCGGTGGACAATGTCACCCTCCTTTCCAATACCAGCACACCCGTCGAGCTCCGCCGCACCGGGCATAATCTCGGCAGCCGTGTGGCCAATCATCTCTACTGGCTTGGACGCTATGCCGAGCGCGCAGAGTCCAGCGCCCGCCTGCTGCGCTCCACCCTTCTGCGCTGCTCGCCGGAGAGTGGCATGAGCGAGACCCCGCTGCTGCTGCCGCTGCTTGAAGCGCTCAAAAATCTTACCGTCCTCGATGACGTCAATGATGTCGCCGCACTCGCCTCCCAGCAGGAGCAGCTGGAGGCCCGTCTGCTGGAGGCCATCTTCGACCCCGATCACCCCTCCAGCGTCCGCTCCTGCGTGGCCCACATCCAGCGCATCGGCGTTCTGCTTCGTGATCGCATCTCCGTCGATACCTGGCGCGTCATCAGCCAGCTTGGAGACGCCTTGGACACTTATGAGAACACCCCCAGCGTCACGCCCATGTCGGACGCTCTCAATGTGCTCACCCGCATCATTCTGGAGCTGGCCTCCTTCCACGGCCTTGCCAAGGAGAACATGACGCGCGCCCAGGGCTGGATGTTCCTCGACATGGGCCATCGCCTTGAGCGCACTGTTTACATCTGCGAGCTGCTTCGCTCCGGACTGCGTAGCGCTGATGCGGAAAACCCCAGCCTCCTGGAGGCCATTCTTGAGGTCGGAGACAGCACCATCACTTACCGCAATCGCTACAGCCTCCTCCCTCAGCTCGCTGCCGTCTATGACCTCCTCATGCTCGATGAGCTCAACCCCCGCGGTCTCCGCTTCCAGTTCGAGCGCATTCGTCAGCAGTTTGAGCACCTCCCCCACGAGCAGAAATCCGCGCTTCTCACCCCGGCCATGCGCATCTTCCTGGAGCACAACACCCGCCTCCAGCTCTGCGATCCTACGGAACTCGCCCGCGTCGAGCACGGCACCTGGGCGCAGTCCCAGGTCGCAAAGCTTCTCACCCAGCTCATTGAGGCCATGCCCCAGCTCAATGACGCGTTGACCGCTTCTTACTTCGCACACTCCACCATCAGCAGCAGCGAGGTCGCTCCTCCGGCTGAACCTGCGTCCACGTGA
- a CDS encoding transglutaminase family protein, which yields MKYRITHRTTYSYSSQVAVSHHAARLRPRDTETQRCMEFSLSFDPDPDLRTEHIDSFGNQVACFSVQKLHNHFEVTSRSFVSLTPVLQPDPLQTPPWEEVAGLFRDPVSADLLDPCQYVYVSPLLVPEMQLRDFALPSFTKGRPLLAATADLFRRIYKEFVFDSKATTISTPLKEVLEKKRGVCQDFAHLAIASLRAIGLPARYVSGYLRTHPPAGKPRLQGVDASHAWASCFVPGFGWVDFDPTNNCFTSLDHVTVAIGRDFSDVSPVRGIITGGGRHTVGVGVDVEPVGD from the coding sequence ATGAAATACCGCATCACCCATCGCACCACATACAGCTACAGCTCCCAGGTGGCGGTGTCCCACCATGCCGCTCGCCTGCGTCCGCGAGATACCGAGACGCAGCGCTGCATGGAGTTCAGCCTCAGCTTTGATCCCGATCCCGATCTCCGCACTGAGCACATCGACTCCTTTGGCAATCAGGTCGCCTGCTTCTCCGTGCAGAAACTTCACAATCACTTTGAGGTCACCTCCCGCAGCTTCGTCTCGCTCACGCCCGTGCTGCAGCCCGACCCTCTGCAGACACCGCCTTGGGAGGAGGTGGCTGGTTTGTTCCGTGATCCCGTTTCCGCAGACCTGCTCGACCCCTGCCAGTATGTTTACGTCAGCCCGCTGCTCGTGCCGGAGATGCAGTTGCGGGACTTCGCACTGCCCAGCTTCACCAAAGGCCGGCCCCTCCTCGCAGCCACTGCGGATCTCTTCCGCCGCATCTACAAGGAGTTTGTTTTCGACTCCAAGGCCACCACCATCAGCACACCGCTCAAAGAGGTGCTGGAGAAGAAGCGCGGCGTCTGCCAGGACTTCGCCCATCTAGCCATCGCCAGCCTGCGCGCCATTGGGCTGCCGGCGCGTTATGTCAGCGGCTATCTTCGCACCCACCCCCCGGCCGGCAAGCCTCGTCTCCAGGGCGTCGATGCCTCCCATGCCTGGGCCTCCTGCTTCGTGCCAGGTTTCGGTTGGGTGGACTTTGATCCCACCAACAACTGCTTCACCTCCCTCGATCACGTCACCGTCGCCATCGGCCGCGACTTCTCAGACGTCAGCCCCGTGCGTGGCATCATCACCGGTGGCGGCAGGCACACCGTCGGCGTCGGCGTCGATGTCGAGCCCGTCGGCGACTGA
- a CDS encoding circularly permuted type 2 ATP-grasp protein produces MSSLFNDYQPESFFDEVFSQTRKARTHYGAMLDSVGSLTPSEYSARQKAVDAAFLRQGVTFTVYGDDQGTERIFPFDLMPRIIPQREWETVEAGLIQRITALNLFLNDVYHGQKIINDKAVPAELVLSASHYRPEFRGIKVPHGIYIHICGTDLVRDGKGDYYVLEDNGRCPSGASYMLENRNAMKRAFPGLLQSLPVRPVDAYGSMLRETLAHLAPSSVLDPVIVVLTPGIYNSAYFEHCYLAKQMGVPIVEGRDLIIRNDRVFMRTTKGLEQVHVIYRRIDDDFLDPQVFRKDSLLGVPGIINAYRKGNVALANSIGTGVADDKAVYALVPKMIKYYLDQDPILPNVPTHLGVEPKECEYILDNLDKLVVKAVNESGGYGMLMGPHASKKELAEFGERIKKNPRNYIAQPVLQLSRHPVFVDDHFEGRHIDLRPYVLCGDRVRVVPGGLTRVALKKGSLVVNSSQGGGSKDTWVLWDDPLDKPAETSHAA; encoded by the coding sequence ATGTCGTCACTGTTTAACGACTACCAACCAGAGAGCTTCTTCGACGAGGTGTTTTCCCAGACAAGGAAGGCGCGCACGCACTACGGAGCCATGCTTGATAGTGTAGGTTCACTCACTCCCTCCGAATATTCTGCGCGTCAAAAAGCCGTGGATGCCGCCTTCCTCCGTCAGGGCGTCACATTCACCGTCTATGGCGATGACCAGGGTACCGAACGCATCTTCCCCTTCGACCTCATGCCGCGTATCATTCCGCAGCGTGAATGGGAGACCGTGGAGGCCGGACTGATCCAGCGCATCACCGCGCTGAATCTCTTCCTCAACGATGTCTATCACGGTCAGAAGATCATCAATGACAAGGCCGTCCCCGCTGAGCTCGTGCTCTCCGCCTCTCATTACCGGCCGGAGTTCCGTGGCATCAAGGTGCCCCACGGCATCTACATCCACATCTGCGGCACCGACCTCGTCCGCGATGGCAAGGGGGACTACTACGTCCTTGAGGACAACGGCCGCTGCCCCTCCGGCGCCTCCTACATGCTGGAGAATCGCAACGCCATGAAGCGCGCCTTCCCCGGCCTGCTTCAGTCGCTCCCTGTGCGTCCTGTGGACGCCTACGGCTCCATGCTGCGGGAGACCCTCGCGCACCTCGCCCCCAGCAGCGTGCTCGATCCCGTCATCGTCGTGCTCACCCCGGGCATCTACAACAGCGCCTACTTCGAGCACTGCTACCTCGCCAAGCAGATGGGCGTGCCCATCGTCGAAGGCCGTGATCTCATCATCCGCAATGACCGCGTCTTCATGCGCACGACCAAGGGCCTGGAGCAGGTCCACGTCATCTACCGCCGAATCGACGACGATTTCCTCGACCCCCAGGTCTTCCGCAAAGACTCCCTCCTCGGCGTCCCCGGCATCATTAATGCCTACCGCAAAGGCAATGTCGCCCTCGCCAACTCCATCGGCACCGGCGTAGCCGATGACAAGGCCGTCTATGCGCTCGTGCCGAAGATGATCAAATACTACCTCGATCAGGACCCCATCCTGCCGAATGTGCCCACCCATCTCGGCGTCGAGCCCAAGGAGTGCGAGTACATCCTCGACAATCTCGACAAGCTCGTGGTCAAGGCCGTCAATGAATCCGGTGGCTACGGCATGCTTATGGGCCCGCACGCCTCCAAAAAGGAGCTCGCCGAGTTCGGCGAGCGCATCAAGAAGAACCCGCGCAACTACATCGCGCAGCCCGTTCTTCAGCTCTCCCGCCATCCCGTCTTTGTGGACGACCACTTCGAAGGCCGCCACATCGACCTCCGCCCCTACGTGCTCTGCGGCGACCGCGTGCGCGTCGTCCCCGGCGGTCTTACCCGCGTCGCGCTCAAAAAAGGCTCTCTCGTCGTGAACTCCTCCCAGGGTGGCGGCAGCAAGGATACCTGGGTCCTCTGGGACGATCCCCTGGACAAGCCTGCCGAAACCTCTCACGCCGCCTGA
- a CDS encoding alpha-E domain-containing protein translates to MLSRVADSIYWMARYVERAENLSRLLLSTQDLLLDAGAEGVDEAQFWQPLLATTGDEEAYFGLHKKIKGKDVTDFLALRADNPNSMLNSIRAARENARTVRDQISDEIWESLNSLRLFVESAEGKAMHRTQSAAFYERVLRGSYEFQGVADSTTPRGEIWYFLRVGTCLERADKVSRLLDTCSGLSLELPPSPKARPLRWAALLRSCSAWHAFQTKCSRQDPAKIIEYLLLDETFPRSIAYCVAEAEVALQALCAGAGIQGMPPLLRHVGRLRADLAYTTVEEVLAFGLHEYIDNLQTRLNQIGEAVFQTFVLHAELAMPAEEPVQEVVISVPGAYHAHVDEDAQIQQQQQQQ, encoded by the coding sequence ATGCTTAGCCGAGTCGCAGACAGCATTTACTGGATGGCACGCTATGTCGAGCGTGCCGAAAACCTCTCCCGCCTCCTGCTCTCCACTCAGGATCTCCTGCTGGATGCCGGAGCCGAGGGCGTGGATGAAGCGCAGTTCTGGCAGCCCCTCCTCGCCACCACCGGAGACGAGGAAGCCTACTTCGGATTGCACAAGAAGATCAAGGGCAAGGACGTCACCGACTTCCTCGCCCTTCGTGCGGACAATCCCAACTCCATGCTTAACAGCATCCGCGCCGCGCGTGAAAACGCCCGCACCGTGCGCGATCAGATCTCCGACGAGATCTGGGAGTCGTTGAACTCCCTGCGCCTCTTCGTCGAATCCGCCGAGGGCAAGGCCATGCACCGCACCCAGAGCGCCGCCTTCTACGAGCGCGTTCTCCGTGGCTCCTATGAGTTTCAGGGCGTCGCAGACTCCACCACCCCGCGTGGCGAAATTTGGTATTTCCTCCGCGTCGGCACATGTCTGGAGCGTGCGGATAAAGTCTCCCGTCTTCTCGACACCTGCTCCGGCCTCTCGCTCGAGCTTCCTCCCTCTCCCAAGGCTCGCCCCCTGCGCTGGGCCGCTCTCTTGCGCTCCTGCTCCGCCTGGCATGCCTTCCAGACCAAGTGCAGCAGGCAGGATCCGGCCAAAATCATCGAATACCTCCTGCTCGACGAGACCTTTCCCCGCTCCATTGCCTACTGCGTCGCGGAGGCAGAGGTCGCTCTCCAGGCACTGTGTGCCGGTGCCGGCATCCAGGGCATGCCCCCGCTGCTGCGGCATGTGGGGCGTCTGCGTGCCGACCTGGCTTACACCACCGTCGAGGAGGTCCTCGCCTTTGGCCTGCACGAATACATCGACAATCTGCAGACACGCCTCAACCAGATCGGCGAGGCCGTCTTCCAGACCTTCGTCCTCCACGCCGAGCTCGCCATGCCGGCCGAGGAGCCTGTGCAGGAGGTCGTCATCAGCGTCCCTGGCGCTTATCACGCCCATGTTGACGAAGATGCCCAGATTCAGCAGCAGCAACAGCAGCAGTAG
- a CDS encoding transglutaminase family protein has translation MRFRVFHRTRYVYRAAVRDSYNEVRLRPVTDDKSRLEFFLLNVKPPARLQHFRDNWLNYVHYFDISEPHSDLTIESQSTINTTNPYKDGKPLGVTFEMLKDEMDEMVLPFLGDSHYIAITAEVWRLGIDIRNESNDVFETAEAVMNYIYREWKYSPSTTTSSTHMAEVLHSRQGVCQDFAHLMIGICRALGIPARYISGYLYNGPDSHLRGAQASHAWCEVHLPGKGWFGLDPTNATLADERHIKIATGRDYHDAAPISGYFDGPPGATTALQVELEVRRLDG, from the coding sequence ATGCGATTTCGAGTCTTCCACCGCACGCGCTACGTTTACCGTGCTGCGGTCCGCGATAGCTACAACGAGGTCAGGCTCCGGCCTGTCACCGATGACAAGTCGCGTCTCGAATTCTTCCTCCTCAACGTCAAGCCCCCCGCCCGCCTCCAGCACTTCCGGGACAACTGGCTTAACTATGTCCATTACTTCGACATTTCAGAGCCGCACTCGGACCTGACCATCGAGTCACAGTCCACCATCAACACCACCAATCCCTACAAGGACGGCAAGCCCCTCGGCGTCACCTTCGAGATGCTCAAGGACGAGATGGATGAAATGGTCCTCCCCTTCCTTGGAGACAGCCACTACATCGCCATCACCGCTGAGGTCTGGCGTCTCGGCATCGACATCCGCAACGAGAGCAACGACGTCTTTGAGACCGCCGAGGCCGTCATGAATTACATCTACCGGGAGTGGAAGTACTCCCCCAGCACCACCACCTCATCCACTCACATGGCCGAGGTTCTCCACAGCAGGCAGGGCGTCTGCCAGGACTTCGCCCACCTCATGATCGGCATCTGCCGCGCCCTCGGTATCCCCGCCCGCTACATCAGCGGCTACCTCTACAACGGCCCCGACTCCCACCTGCGCGGTGCCCAGGCCTCCCACGCTTGGTGCGAGGTCCATCTCCCCGGCAAAGGCTGGTTCGGCCTCGACCCCACCAACGCCACCCTCGCCGACGAGCGGCACATCAAGATTGCCACCGGCCGCGACTACCACGATGCCGCCCCCATCTCCGGTTACTTCGACGGCCCTCCCGGTGCCACCACCGCCCTCCAGGTCGAGCTCGAAGTCCGTCGTCTCGACGGCTGA